From one Odontesthes bonariensis isolate fOdoBon6 chromosome 14, fOdoBon6.hap1, whole genome shotgun sequence genomic stretch:
- the LOC142399124 gene encoding midnolin-A isoform X1, protein MERQQHRGLCSLSPPQSTGGAGVSTGQLTMRLSITSTTGSPVELSVPRGETAEGLRARISQKLRLQTDRIVLLHKDRHLTAGKLLEQGVTDGSKLTLVPVIEAGLACSAARERTMMEMLESLTDAQINDFLSGRSPLTLNTRTGAHMMYVQLQLSAQDVKQLQQDRDSRAQSSCQLQTGLQMSGSVSHSASASASASASASASASASASASASASASASASASASASASASASASASASASASASAWSSTGSPTSLTSSASHVHCSAQRPKTSLNSSSRLPLVSCHNPSSLLISHPADKPPPPSGLPHCNFPLEAATPVWSAGPSGSSTRPPSPAAASTFSEVSHSTAERDVTVELTKQPGAVIESFVSHSPGVFSGTFSGTLAPCLQSGIRRRGIAIILQILNDLLRAASHHQGALTPPPARPLPHFCSASDPPVTQLTTEEPCKARGRPPLTHRTEHSGDESQLLHTSAEENKTLQAKLERLQLLMHQRRLRRRTRRSSHLHQTTRPNRHRQHRS, encoded by the exons ATGGAGCGGCAGCAGCATCGTGGTCTCTGTAGCCTCAGCCCTCCGCAGTCTACAGGCGGAGCTGGGGTGTCCACCGGTCAGCTCACAATGCGTTTGTCCATCACCTCGACAACCGGCAGCCCGGTGGAGCTCTCTGTCCCCCGAGGAGAGACCGCGGAGGGCCTGCGGGCACGCATCTCCCaaaaactcagactgcagacagacagaatCGTACTCCTACATAAAGACAG GCACCTGACTGCAGGGAAACTTTTGGAGCAGGGAGTGACAGATGGCAGCAAACTGACACTGGTCCCTGTCATTGAGGCTGGCTTAGCT TGCTCAGCTGCCAGAGAGAGGACGATGATGGAGATGTTGGAGAGCTTAACAGATGCCCAA ATTAATGACTTCCTGTCTGGGCGCTCACCTCTGACCCTCAACACAAGGACTGGTGCCCACATGATGTATGTGCAGCTTCAGCTGTCCGCACAGGATgtgaagcagctgcagcaggacaGAGACTCGAGGGCTCAGAGTAGTTGCCAGCTTCAAACTGGCCTGCAGATGTCCGGCAGTGTGAGccactctgcctctgcctctgcctctgcctctgcctctgcctctgcctctgcctctgcctctgcctctgcctctgcctctgcctctgcctctgcctctgcctctgcctctgcctctgcctctgcctctgcctctgcctctgcctctgcctctgcctctgcctctgcctctgcctctgcatgGTCCTCCACAGGATCCCCTACCTCGctgacctcctctgcttccCACGTCCATTGCAGTGCTCAGAGACCCAAAACTTCCTTGAACTCATCGAGTCGTCTCCCACTTGTGAGCTGCCACAATCCCTCTTCCCTGCTTATTTCACACCCTGCTGACAAGCCCCCGCCACCCTCGGGTTTACCACATTGCAACTTCCCATTAGAAGCGGCCACACCGGTCTGGTCAGCCGGGCCCTCCGGCTCCAGCACGAGGCCCCCGAGTCCAGCGGCTGCCTCAACCTTCTCAGAGGTTAGCCACTCTACCGCAGAG AGGGATGTAACTGTAGAGCTGACAAAGCAGCCAGGAGCAGTCATAGAAAGTTTTGTGAGTCACTCACCTGGTGTCTTCTCTGGGACTTTTTCTG GGACACTGGCCCCTTGCCTTCAGAGTGGCATCCGTCGCCGTGGCATTGCCATCATCCTTCAAATCCTCAACGACCTCCTCAGAGCCGCATCCCACCACCAGGGGGCTctaactcctcctcctgctcgtCCTCTTCCTCACTTCTGTTCTGCCTCAGATCCTCCAGTCACACAACTCACTACAGAGGAGCCCTGCAAAGCACGAGGCAGACCACCGCTGACCCACAGGACAGAGCACAGTG GTGATGAGAGTCAGCTGCTGCACACATCCGCAGAGGAAAATAA
- the LOC142399124 gene encoding midnolin-A isoform X2 encodes MERQQHRGLCSLSPPQSTGGAGVSTGQLTMRLSITSTTGSPVELSVPRGETAEGLRARISQKLRLQTDRIVLLHKDRHLTAGKLLEQGVTDGSKLTLVPVIEAGLACSAARERTMMEMLESLTDAQINDFLSGRSPLTLNTRTGAHMMYVQLQLSAQDVKQLQQDRDSRAQSSCQLQTGLQMSGSVSHSASASASASASASASASASASASASASASASASASASASASASASASASASASASASAWSSTGSPTSLTSSASHVHCSAQRPKTSLNSSSRLPLVSCHNPSSLLISHPADKPPPPSGLPHCNFPLEAATPVWSAGPSGSSTRPPSPAAASTFSERDVTVELTKQPGAVIESFVSHSPGVFSGTFSGTLAPCLQSGIRRRGIAIILQILNDLLRAASHHQGALTPPPARPLPHFCSASDPPVTQLTTEEPCKARGRPPLTHRTEHSGDESQLLHTSAEENKTLQAKLERLQLLMHQRRLRRRTRRSSHLHQTTRPNRHRQHRS; translated from the exons ATGGAGCGGCAGCAGCATCGTGGTCTCTGTAGCCTCAGCCCTCCGCAGTCTACAGGCGGAGCTGGGGTGTCCACCGGTCAGCTCACAATGCGTTTGTCCATCACCTCGACAACCGGCAGCCCGGTGGAGCTCTCTGTCCCCCGAGGAGAGACCGCGGAGGGCCTGCGGGCACGCATCTCCCaaaaactcagactgcagacagacagaatCGTACTCCTACATAAAGACAG GCACCTGACTGCAGGGAAACTTTTGGAGCAGGGAGTGACAGATGGCAGCAAACTGACACTGGTCCCTGTCATTGAGGCTGGCTTAGCT TGCTCAGCTGCCAGAGAGAGGACGATGATGGAGATGTTGGAGAGCTTAACAGATGCCCAA ATTAATGACTTCCTGTCTGGGCGCTCACCTCTGACCCTCAACACAAGGACTGGTGCCCACATGATGTATGTGCAGCTTCAGCTGTCCGCACAGGATgtgaagcagctgcagcaggacaGAGACTCGAGGGCTCAGAGTAGTTGCCAGCTTCAAACTGGCCTGCAGATGTCCGGCAGTGTGAGccactctgcctctgcctctgcctctgcctctgcctctgcctctgcctctgcctctgcctctgcctctgcctctgcctctgcctctgcctctgcctctgcctctgcctctgcctctgcctctgcctctgcctctgcctctgcctctgcctctgcctctgcctctgcctctgcctctgcatgGTCCTCCACAGGATCCCCTACCTCGctgacctcctctgcttccCACGTCCATTGCAGTGCTCAGAGACCCAAAACTTCCTTGAACTCATCGAGTCGTCTCCCACTTGTGAGCTGCCACAATCCCTCTTCCCTGCTTATTTCACACCCTGCTGACAAGCCCCCGCCACCCTCGGGTTTACCACATTGCAACTTCCCATTAGAAGCGGCCACACCGGTCTGGTCAGCCGGGCCCTCCGGCTCCAGCACGAGGCCCCCGAGTCCAGCGGCTGCCTCAACCTTCTCAGAG AGGGATGTAACTGTAGAGCTGACAAAGCAGCCAGGAGCAGTCATAGAAAGTTTTGTGAGTCACTCACCTGGTGTCTTCTCTGGGACTTTTTCTG GGACACTGGCCCCTTGCCTTCAGAGTGGCATCCGTCGCCGTGGCATTGCCATCATCCTTCAAATCCTCAACGACCTCCTCAGAGCCGCATCCCACCACCAGGGGGCTctaactcctcctcctgctcgtCCTCTTCCTCACTTCTGTTCTGCCTCAGATCCTCCAGTCACACAACTCACTACAGAGGAGCCCTGCAAAGCACGAGGCAGACCACCGCTGACCCACAGGACAGAGCACAGTG GTGATGAGAGTCAGCTGCTGCACACATCCGCAGAGGAAAATAA